The DNA sequence ACGATGCGATAATAGGGGGTGATTTGAATGCTAGGCATTACTCTTGGGGGGGTACTACTACAAATTTAAAAGGAAGGACTTTAAGAGAGTGGCTTGATATGAGCCCAACATTGGTAATTAGACCAACAAGGGAACCCACGACCAGGTCGAATTTTATTGACATATTTTTGACTACAGTAGGGGTAGGACTAAGTGATGGGCAAAATGGTAGACAGACTATTGACGGGTTACGGACTTTAGACTATGACTCGGACCATAGGGCGGTTGAAATGGATATTGTGTTCGGCAATCTTGAGACAGAGGTGCCATCTGAAATATACATTTATAGTAAGATGAGGAGACGGGTCTTTAATGACTCCCTGGCCACGACCCTGGCTACTGCGACACCACCAATTGACCGAAACTGCACAAAGATGGAAATTGATGAACAAGTGGACTTTCTGACCAGAGCTATAAATACTGCAATGGAGGGTAGTATACCGAAGGTGACACCAAGTGGTGGTAAAATGCTCAAACTTTCGCCAGATATTCTCTCGTTGATAGCACAGAAAAAGACCCTCCGGAGGACACTATTCAGAATACATGACAGCGATAGGGCTCGTTTGCTGAGGACGCAGATACGGCTCCTTGGGATCATCATTAAGGAAAGAATTGTACTTCTTGAAGAGAAAAGAAACTTCGGCATACTATCGAAAATAAGAAATGGGAACAATCTATTCAGGGACTTGAGGAAACTCACTGGTTCAAAGATTGGAAGAGAAATGTGTGACATAAGGGATGGTGATGGTAGACTAGTTTCATCTGATCGAGAAAAGGCCGAAGCACTTGCTTCAGTCTTTTCTGGGGAACAGGAATTAGTGGATGAGGAGACAACGAGGAGAAATTCCCCGATGCTgttttttggtcaacatttcctTGCAAATGGGGAGGCAATTGGAATGACAGATGCACCTCCGGTTCGGTTGGTCAAACCTGAGGAGATTGGAATGAAGTTAAGACGACTTTGCAATAAGAAGAGTGCGGGGAAAGACAGAATTCCCAATTTTGTAATTAGGAAAATGGATAATAGGACTTGGGGACATCTCGCTATTATCTTCAATCATTGCCTAAACATCGGCTATTTCCCGGATGGATGGAAGGAGGCGATAGTGGTGCCTATTTTGAAACCGGGTAAGGATCCGACCGATCCGAAGTCATATAGGCCCATCTCACTGACCTCGAACTTGGGGAAGTTATTCGAGATTATAATTCTGGACAGAATGGAGAATCATATTGATGCAGAAGGAGTCATAAAGGACTTTCAGCTGGGCTTTAGGGCCGGAACATCCACCGAGCATGCCCTTATGGTGCTTACTGATATGGTGTCAAAAGGTTTCTCGAATCGTAGTGCGACACTGGTGGTCAGCCTCGACTTTGAGAGAGCGTTTGACACGGTATGGCATATGGGCCTTATCACGAAGCTCGAGTCATATGGTTTTCACCCGCATTTGACGGATCTGCTGAGGAACTATCTAAGTGGAAGGCGGCTCTCTGTTTGCGTTCGTGGGGTAATGTCGCAGCCCCGGGATATTTTGGCAGGCGTGCCTCAGGGTTCGGTCCTGGCCCCGACCCTCTATAACCTCTATCTGGCGGATATTCCCCAGCCCCCGGATGATGTCCTAATTATAGCGTATGCCGATGACATTTTGGTGGCGTCTACTCATGCTAGAGCGAGGGCTGCGCAGGCTAGATTAGAGAGATACTTGGCTGAGCTCAATGGATATTTTGGAGAATGGAGACTGCGGTTGAATGTGTCGAAATGCAATTCCATAATTTTTAGGGCGAGGGGGGCTGGCATTTATAGAAATGCTATGCGTTTTGTTCCTTCCGTTAAAATTGGTGGGGAGGTGATCCAAAATGGGGATGAGTTGAAATATCTGGGAATTagatttcaggaaaatttcaCGTTTACGCGTCAGGTGGATGATGCGATCAGGAGAGGCAGGGCTGCATATCAGACGCTGCGTAAGGTTATGGGTCAGAGTCGGGGTCTCACTGTTCGAGTAAAGATGACCATATACAAGACTATTGTGAGGCCTGTGATCTCCTACGGTTTTGCGGCATGGAGTGCGATATCATCCAGGCAGATGGAGAGGATAAGGCAGATGGAGAGGAGGATGCTCAGGCACTGCCTCGGTTTGGTGGGCTCACGTCAAATGGGGGTGTATAGGCTACCCCCGAATCAGGAGGTATATGATAAAAGTGGATTGGGCAGGGTAGATGCGTATATGGTAAGTTCGACAATTGCGCGACATAGAGGGCTTTCGGAACATCCAAATGGGATAGTTAGGCGATGTTGCATTTCTAGGGAATATTATGAGCGGGTTCTCGGGGCTGGGGGGCACCTCGCGCCCATGAGCCTCGTCTACCTCGATGAAGACGGCCTTCTTTTTGATGATGAGGGCAGGCTTATTTTTTACAATAGAAGTTTTGGGTCGTTTGATGTGATAAGTGACTCGTACAGTTTGTCACAATAAACTTATCGTGATCATTTGATAAGTACTTTCTCctcttttgtatataaaatttcactATCCTGAATTGATAtcatttatgttattttattacttttatttttgtgttttttttgtaaatagtgTAAATAGTGTACATATCTTTTTAGCTTAAGTCTTAGttatagaaacaaacaaaaaaaagaataatgaTATCCCGGTTTTTTCCTCCCTTTTTTAACgggaaaattgaagaaaatgatAGACGAAAGTCATATTGGCGAAACGAAGTAGTAAATGGGCTAGTCTTACGTAGCTATTTAATTTGACAGATAATATatgaatttctagaaaaatgtcACTTTATACATGCTAGAAGTAtttaaaacacacaaaaatcttatattacaaattacaatgTAAAATTAGTTCTTAAGAGACATGGGAAATAAAAACTGAAAACTGAACTGAAACTGCGGAACAGTATTAGTTCTTGTGCATCATTCGTGAagtgaaatttaaaagtgaaaaatgactggtcgtggtaaaggtggcaaaggcttgggaaaaggtggcgctaaacgtcatcgtaaagtgttgcgtgataacatccaaggtattaccaagcctgcaatcagacgtttggctcgtcgtggcggtgtaaaacgtatctctggattgatatacgaagaaacccgtggtgtcctcaaggtgtttttggaaaacgttattcgtgatgctgtcacctacaccgaacatgctaagcgtaaaaccgtcaccgctatggatgtcgtctacgctttgaagagacaaggccgcactttgtacggtttcggcggttaaacattttcttgacgctatttggagaatatttaaatactttaatacaaaaacaatcggtccttttcaggaccacaaaatatatttacaaaagagatcatcttgttacaaatttatttaattattttaataataaaattttaaatttacttggtttaaataaaattacaaacatttggtttgccgtcggcaaaacattgttactaacccaatgaaacaattatgtatggacttaCCAAAGGCGACTACTATGCTATTTTTCTGCCGTCGGCACTTGAAAAACATGACATAcgctacaaaagaaaaacactacgaatgtaatacatacgaaacatatatgcaattctctatatgtcatttctcgtcccattccccaaagaaaatgattctatgattctcttactctctttttgcagaaatcaaagaaaatgattctatgttgcactgtactcgatcctagtgtcatttatttgttcttttgcgtgacgttcttactctctttttgcagaaatcagttatgtatgtattgatacaaacagctttctctgtcatcaactatttgcaacttcccgctagaagttacgaacacttacgatcctactagacttcggctttgccaaagcatacaaaagatacatatgtagtaaataatcagagttgatacagatgaaaataaaaacacttcggctcagaaaacgaatgctctcttaatgaaattggtgggaatttgttgtttttcgatattaggaataaatgacattagataggaacaaaatgaaaaaatgaagtgACGAAATTTTTCGATGTCATAACAGATGAaaactaaatatatgtatatatatcttcatataatttttttatagtaaattttattgttactgaaaaaaagtatgtatgaaattatattgtttgaaaatattttttctctttttaaaaatgttttgtcgtcctgaaaaggacggattgttgtttgatagagatacgatggtctgtatttacattttcttgtagataatttaagccttcttttcggtcttcttgggcaagagaacagcttggatgtttggcaatacaccaccttgagcaatggtgacaccggacaacaatttgttcaattcttcgtcattacggatagccaattgcaagtgacgagggataattcttgtctttttgttgtcacgagcagcgttaccagccaattcaagaacttcagcggccaagtattccatcacagcagccaagtaaactggagctccagcaccaacacgctcagcatagttgcctttgcgcaaaagacgatgaatacgaccgacggggaattgaagcccagcacgattggaacgagactttgcctttcccttaactttgccacctttaccgcgtccagacatgtttcaatttttttttctttttcacttcacttcacaaaACACTAATGATAGCGTTTAACTAGTTGTCAGTTCTTTATATACTTTTCGTTCGAGCTATTTAATACATTTGAGGGTTGTTTTGCTGCACGAAGAGGCTACCTGAATATCTTGTCCACGAAATGGTACAAATGTGTGCTCATCGCTGCGCacacacaaaattctcttttgaacagtgtaaacagtgtttgtgtgaaaaaaaaatagtgaaaatgcctccaaaagccagtggtaaagcagcaaagaaggccggcaaagcccaaaagaacatcacaaagggtgacaagaccaagagacgcaccaagcgtaaggagagttatgccatctacatttacaaagtgttgaagcaagtacatcccgatactggtatctcttcaaaggcaatgagcatcatgaacagtttcgttaatgatatcttcgaacgtattgccgccgaagcctctcgtttggctcactacaacaagcgttccaccatcaccagtcgggaaatccaaactgccgttcgtctattattgcccggtgaattggctaagcacgctgtcagtgaaggtaccaaagccgttactaagtacaccagctccaagtaaatggctttatatttcgtcgaaaatttatttcctccaccatcaaaggcccttttcagggccacaaaaatcattaaaaaagagattttctttgttgatcaactaaaaacaaaatatccttattttatttcaataacaaaaaaaaaaataaatacatcttccatcgaataataacaaataattgatttttcaactaagataaattcaatgttgtaatcttcattttattaaaattctattatggcatttcattactatgtctaacttctattaaaattctaatttggcatttcattactgtttcttcaatatttcttctttttatttttcttcattataataacgtcgctataatatttttctcagagtaaaagacttcaatatttcttctttttatttttcttcattataataacgtcgctataatatttttctcagagtaaaagactctattacattgatcgtatgcattactgtaaatggcgtagttaaaggatgtgtgtgtgtgagagagagttttgatgatgactctatgcgtaggtacatgaaacctttttttctagaattctaattgctgcggtttattaccacatcccaattggctaatccagttttggaaaaattcccataaaacatgtgattataaatttcaattttaccgtgaaaaatagattaagtacaatgtatatttatttaaataaaaattaggtaaaaaaacaaaattgtttgcataaaatttgttctctttttcaaagatattttgtagccctgaaaagggctgttagataaactgctttcgaatatcgaaaataatcattctgccatgaaatagaaaatttacttcttggcggcggcttttttagcagctggtttcttggcagcggcggcctttttgggtttggctgctgctactgtttttgccttgggtgcttttggttttgtggcggaggccttggccttggcggcggtttttgctggtttagctttaactgtaccggtctttttggcagttttagccttagccttttcggtcttcttcttttctgctgtcttcttagcggcagaaggtttctttgcagcagccttcttttctccactggcctttttgggtgcggcagccttctttttcttatcaccagctggggccttcttcttttcggcgctcattgctttagacattttgaatgaaccagatgcacccttacctttagtttggatcaattttccactggcaacagcgcccttcaaatacttcttgatgaagggagccaatttttgggcatcaactttgtaggtgctggccaaatatttcttgatggcaggcaatgatgaaccaccacgttctttcaatgttttgatggcagcatcgaccatttgttgggttggtggatgagatggggcagcagagggcttctttgccttggcagcagcttttttaggtgcctttttctcaacagcggcaactggagatgcggtggcttcaactacggcggcgtcagacatgtttcactatatttttcacttcaaacactaatatacactaacacgcgtgtacgttggttatatatattttttaccgttCAACGTAGCTATTCTTGGGTACATCGGAATTATGAGAAGTACATAGTAGTCagctacgaaattttgtgaattcttgtgtggaagagaataaattttttcacaaaagttttgatagaataattaaatttatgatgacatagtaaatatatttaattggaatttatcacatttctctagtagagatatccacctaaatgacaaaaaggacttcaattaataatattgaaggactagagtattataatcttttgagttgaaagtttataaaagtgtcatcataaatttccaactaaattatataaattttagtatttttattgaaaattgtataaaataaaaaaattatagggaatcttgatatgttttctttaaaaaaatacgaaaaaattatacattttgcatagttttcatggtaaaatattcaattatattatgtcgtctatgacagtggaattcatcatattgggatattttccatgaataaaagtttttctgcaaattaatttgaaagctcaaaagtgaaaatgttttaggaaattttcattcaaaaatataatagaaatcacaaatttctactaaaatataacattaataataaaaagtgtcaaattgtaacgaaaagttaaaataatcgtgaaggtgtggtatatcatgtacagcgatgttaacaatgttgaatatagttgaaaccataaaattaaaatatttgcaaaagaaatgaaatgtatatatgaaaaatattaaaacatcgtagaaaaaatacatgtcggattataataccattttaacaaaattttaaatcgaaatactatgaataaaaatttgccatagctgatataccacctctagccaaattttaagaagtaaagtaattggctatttttgatataaaatttcgcaaaaaaaaaactaaaagaattataacaacagatggaataaatttaagtctaacgactttaggaaatatataaacaataaacaccctagaaaattcaaaaaccaTCTCCGATTTAGATTagggttagaaaatatttcataaaatgtttgccgcattgaatgtagcattagatgaaaataagaaacaaatcctcctacttatatcttttcttcttttgaaaaaataaattaatagaaaataaattgtgaatgagtacgaaaaaatgtaaaaccattggaaagcaaaatctacatcatatatcaacattcccttcatatccaacctaatacaaaaaaaaaaacacaaatgcaatatattttattgatatcaaataattaagaataaattcttgtcaactgtaaagtattgaaaaaattttttctctttttataaaaatattgtggtcctgaaaaggaccgattgtttttgtaaaaaaagttggcttttaatatgtcaaaaatttaagcacGTTCTCCACGAATACGTCTGGCCAATTGGATATCCTTAGGCATGATGGTGACACGCTTAGCATGGATAGCGCACAAGTTGGTATCTTCGAATAGACCAACCAAGTAGGCTTCGCTAGCTTCTTGCAAGGCCATGACAGCAGAACTCTGGAAACGCAAGTCAGTTTTGAAATCTTGGGCAATTTCACGAACCAAACGTTGGAAAGGCAATTTGCGGATCAACAATTCTGTGCTCTTTTGGTAACGACGGATTTCACGCAAAGCAACGGTACCAGGGCGGAAACGATGGGGCTTCTTGACACCGCCGGTGGCTGGGGCACTCTTACGAGCAGCTTTAGTAGCCAATTGCTTACGAGGGGCTTTGCCACCGGTAGATTTACGGGCAGTTTGCTTAGTACGAGCCATTTTTCACTTTAATTCTTCACTTCACAAGATATGAACACAAAcactgtcaaaacgttattacttgtgtgccgagcatgaacgcgcatatttatagaaaaattgagcgcgcaaactgttagttaagggtgtgtgtggggaaagattgaaatattgtatcttacagctgcctgtatatacacgaagtatacacgaacgaacccgagggtagatcgtgttattaatattagtaagcatttcaaggaatttttgtataaatagaagCGCATAGGCTGCGGAACAGTATTAGTTCTTGTGCATCATTCGTGAagtgaaatttaaaagtgaaaaatgactggtcgtggtaaaggtggcaaaggcttgggaaaaggtggcgctaaacgtcatcgtaaagtgttgcgtgataacatccaaggtattaccaagcctgcaatcagacgtttggctcgtcgtggcggtgtaaaacgtatctctggattgatatacgaagaaacccgtggtgtcctcaaggtgtttttggaaaacgttattcgtgatgctgtcacctacaccgaacatgctaagcgtaaaaccgtcaccgctatggatgtcgtctacgctttgaagagacaaggccgcactttgtacggtttcggcggttaaacattttcttgacgctatttggagaatatttaaatactttaatacaaaaacaatcggtccttttcaggaccacaaaatatatttacaaaagagatcatcttgttacaaatttatttaattattttaataataaaattttaaatttacttggtttaaataaaattacaaacatttggtttgccgtcggcaaaacattgttactaacccaatgaaacaattatgtatggacttaCCAAAGGCGACTACTATGCTATTTTTCTGCCGTCGGCACTTGAAAAACATGACATAcgctacaaaagaaaaacactacgaatgtaatacatacgaaacatatatgcaattctctatatgtcatttctcgtcccattccccaaagaaaatgattctatgattctcttactctctttttgcagaaatcaaagaaaatgattctatgttgcactgtactcgatcctagtgtcatttatttgttcttttgcgtgacgttcttactctctttttgcagaaatcagttatgtatgtattgatacaaacagctttctctgtcatcaactatttgcaacttcccgctagaagttacgaacacttacgatcctactagacttcggctttgccaaagcatacaaaagatacatatgtagtaaataatcagagttgatacagatgaaaataaaaacacttcggctcagaaaacgaatgctctcttaatgaaattggtgggaatttgttgtttttcgatattaggaataaatgacattagataggaacaaaatgaaaaaatgaagtgACGAAATTTTTCGATGTCATAACAGATGAaaactaaatatatgtatatatatcttcatataatttttttatagtaaattttattgttactgaaaaaaagtatgtatgaaattatattgtttgaaaatattttttctctttttaaaaatgttttgtcgtcctgaaaaggacggattgttgtttgatagagatacgatggtctgtatttacattttcttgtagataatttaagccttcttttcggtcttcttgggcaagagaacagcttggatgtttggcaatacaccaccttgagcaatggtgacaccggacaacaatttgttcaattcttcgtcattacggatagccaattgcaagtgacgagggataattcttgtctttttgttgtcacgagcagcgttaccagccaattcaagaacttcagcggccaagtattccatcacagcagccaagtaaactggagctccagcaccaacacgctcagcatagttgcctttgcgcaaaagacgatgaatacgaccgacggggaattgaagccttattttttttgtcttttattaACCATTTTTAAGTCCTTAAACATTCTATCCTTAATACTAGAGATGGTCTACTCTAAAAACTAAACAGTAAATAAACATACTTTCAAATGGGTGTTAAAAGCATACAAAGTTAAGGCAAAAAATTGTCGTTATAGTTGGACTATGAACGAGTGAatcacaatataaaaatttaaaaaaattacgttaAAAAATGCCCCAAAAAGATGGACAAGCTAAAAAAGGGCTAAACTCAAAGTTTCTTAAAACTaatgttggaaaattaaaactaaGAACTTAAAACTAAGAATATATACAAGTATTTACAAATTCCTTGAGGCGACATCACTGAGCAGTGTTGTAGACCGTGTTTTCAAAGGAGAGGGAAAAGCGTCTTCTGTGGTAGAATAACAGCTTGCCGTCATTGTCATAAAGGTATCCACCATCTTTAAGGAGAGGAAGAGATGTTGCTGAGAAATATGTGTCGGGAATAATGTTCCTAGAAGATCCTGTTGAGAGGGTTTCAAGTACTAGGCGATTCCTTGAATAATTGCAACTTTCTATGAAGTTTAGGGCTTTTTCCATGAGAAGAGTATCGATTCTCTGGGTGTTGGCTTTCTCATAAATTAGGGAGTTGCGAGGATTTCTATATGATCCATCTGGTCTTCTTCTGCAGTAGAGGCCAAGGCaggaagacaaaattttcctttcccATATGCGTATCTTTTCCATTTTGTAAGAGGTTATGTGGAACCATGAGGGGAACGCATAACCTAGAACAGGCCTAATGATTTGTTTGTACAGAAGTAATTTTACATCCGTAGGGAGTCCTCCGCGTATCTTTAGAATGCCATAGTAGCCGAAAAAGATCCTTTTGGCTTTCAGAATTATATAATCCACATGGTTGGTGAATGTAAATCTGCTGTCAAATATGACTCCCAGATATTTCAGCTCCTGCTTCTGCTGAATGGTTTCTCCGCCTATGGTTATGGAAGGGGTGAATCGCCGGTAGGATGAATGAGTACGTTTGCCAATAAAGGTGACTGAAGTACATTTATTCACGTTGAGTTTTAATCCCCATTTGCTGAAGAAGTTTTCCAGAGTACCCAAGTACTCGTTGAGTCTTCTCTGAGTTTCTACGGCATTTTttccagaaaatgttgttaatacaTCATCGGCATATACAAGGAGAAGGTCACCAGGTGGTGGTTCGGGGATGTCTGACATGAAGATATTGTAGAG is a window from the Haematobia irritans isolate KBUSLIRL unplaced genomic scaffold, ASM5000362v1 scaffold_6, whole genome shotgun sequence genome containing:
- the LOC142242625 gene encoding histone H3 → MARTKQTARKSTGGKAPRKQLATKAARKSAPATGGVKKPHRFRPGTVALREIRRYQKSTELLIRKLPFQRLVREIAQDFKTDLRFQSSAVMALQEASEAYLVGLFEDTNLCAIHAKRVTIMPKDIQLARRIRGERA